Proteins from a single region of Hordeum vulgare subsp. vulgare chromosome 6H, MorexV3_pseudomolecules_assembly, whole genome shotgun sequence:
- the LOC123401193 gene encoding protein LURP-one-related 11-like, translating to MGGARWCLGAELWTPKVKVHSSASCSSQHRLLRQDTPSAGAPPAEAAAVQVEVVKEQDEGEEHRSQQREVFTIWMKSLVLNGSGCTVFDSRGRIVYRVDNYGSHRSVDVCLMDITGSVVLQVLKKFRRWEGYRCGGWEAEPPERARAADTPRRRPWFTVVSNKWGSGPRCEFRSDGHAVRYKMDGGRRRQQAARASWIVDDATGLAVAEVKRKLTATGVSLGEDVLTLVVEPNVDHSLIMGLLVVHGLINHSM from the coding sequence ATGGGAGGCGCAAGATGGTGCCTTGGTGCTGAACTCTGGACGCCCAAGGTCAAGGTACACTCCTCGGCCTCCTGTTCGTCGCAGCACCGGCTACTCCGACAAGACACGCCGTCCGCCGGTGCCCCTCCAGCCGAGGCGGCGGCCGTCCAAGTAGAAGTAGTCAAAGAGCAAGACGAAGGGGAAGAGCACAGGAGCCAGCAGAGGGAGGTGTTCACCATCTGGATGAAGTCGCTGGTGCTCAACGGGAGCGGCTGCACGGTCTTCGACTCCCGCGGGCGCATCGTGTACCGCGTGGACAACTACGGCTCCCACCGGTCCGTGGACGTGTGCCTCATGGACATCACGGGGAGCGTGGTGCTCCAGGTCCTCAAGAAGTTCAGGAGGTGGGAGGGGTACAGGTGCGGCGGGTGGGAGGCCGAGCCGCCCGAGCGCGCCCGCGCCGCCGACACGCCGCGGCGGCGGCCGTGGTTCACGGTGGTGAGCAACAAGTGGGGCAGCGGCCCGCGCTGCGAGTTCAGGAGCGACGGCCACGCGGTGCGCTACAAGATGGACGGAGGCAGGCGGCGGCAGCAGGCGGCGCGCGCCTCCTGGATCGTGGACGACGCCACCGGGCTGGCCGTGGCGGAGGTGAAGAGGAAGCTGACGGCGACGGGGGTTTCCCTCGGCGAGGACGTGCTCACGCTGGTGGTCGAGCCCAACGTGGACCACTCGCTCATCATGGGGCTCCTTGTCGTGCATGGCCTCATAAACCACTCCATGTGA